The Triticum aestivum cultivar Chinese Spring chromosome 3A, IWGSC CS RefSeq v2.1, whole genome shotgun sequence genome includes a region encoding these proteins:
- the LOC123063565 gene encoding uncharacterized protein isoform X2 produces MATELPCPLDSEGWLSGVRRSSSGCPATSFSFAFSPARGLQHLSVPPHRRPHFSPPSVSVRRIRLQKSLALESTKKASNDSSVSKSAVSVCTHSKLQVKGHSISSFKYK; encoded by the exons ATGGCGACTGAGCTGCCCTGTCCGCTTGATTCAGAAGGGTGGTTGTCAGGCGTCCGGCGCTCTTCCTCCGGCTGCCCCGCCACCTCCTTCTCCTTCGCCTTTTCCCCCGCCAGAGGTCTGCAACATCTCTCGGTTCCGCCCCATCGCCGGCCCCATTTTTCTCCGCCCAGCGTTTCTGTGCGTCGTATTCG GTTGCAAAAGTCTCTTGCTCTTGAATCTACGAAGAAAGCATCAAATGATTCGTCAGTTAGTAAATCTGCTG TTTCAGTGTGTACTCATTCAAAATTACAAGTAAAAGGTCATAGCATTTCGAGCTTCAAGTACAAATAA
- the LOC123063565 gene encoding uncharacterized protein isoform X1, with amino-acid sequence MATELPCPLDSEGWLSGVRRSSSGCPATSFSFAFSPARGLQHLSVPPHRRPHFSPPSVSVRRIRLQKSLALESTKKASNDSSVSKSAGNVLSNEGTKDGPNLVSCVYYVVSVLSFFSSV; translated from the exons ATGGCGACTGAGCTGCCCTGTCCGCTTGATTCAGAAGGGTGGTTGTCAGGCGTCCGGCGCTCTTCCTCCGGCTGCCCCGCCACCTCCTTCTCCTTCGCCTTTTCCCCCGCCAGAGGTCTGCAACATCTCTCGGTTCCGCCCCATCGCCGGCCCCATTTTTCTCCGCCCAGCGTTTCTGTGCGTCGTATTCG GTTGCAAAAGTCTCTTGCTCTTGAATCTACGAAGAAAGCATCAAATGATTCGTCAGTTAGTAAATCTGCTGGTAATGTTTTGTCAAACGAGGGTACAAAGGATGGTCCAAATTTGGTTTCTTGTGTGTACTATGTAGTATCAGTGCTTAGTTTTTTTAGTTCAGTGTGA